CCGCATCGGCGGGTACGTCGTCGCCGCATGGCTGGCCGGCATCATCGTCAACCTGCTGCTGCTCGGTGACTTCTACGACGTCGCGCTGCGCGACGTCGGGTTGCTGCTGGGAGCGCTGAGCTTGACGCGCCTCGCTGCGGCGTTCGGGCCTGGCGCCCCGCGCGGCGAGAACGTCCGATGACAGCGCTCGTCCGAGACCTGCCCGCCTCCCCCGACGTGCCGGCAGCTCCACAGCTCGAGCGTGCGCGTCCAGTGGCACAGCAGCCGGGTGCCGCGCCTTCCGGCAAGACCACCCAACGGCCGTGGCGGCGCCCCGCACGCGTTGAGGCACCCACGCCGCACATCGACCTCGAGGCGGCGCAGGTTGCGGCGCAGGACCTGCTCGTCGCCCTTGGAGCCGACCTCGCCGACGAAAGCATGCGCAAGACACCCGCGCGGATGGCCGAAGCGTACGCGGAGCTGCTCACCCCGCCGCCTGTCGAGCGCACCACGTTCCCCAACACGGCTGGCTACGACGAGCTGATCGTGGTGCGCGCGATCCCGTTCCACTCGCTGTGCCAGCACCACCTCCTGCCGTTCCTCGGCGTGGCGCACGTCGGATACGTGCCCGGCGACCGCCTCATGGGCCTGTCGAAGTTGGCCCGCGTGGTCGAGCTGTTCGCCCGGCACCTGCAGGTACAGGAGCGCCTCACCACGCAGACCGCCGACTGGCTCCACGAGCACCTCGCACCCAAGGGCATCGGCGTCGCGATCGAGGCCGAGCACCTGTGCATGTCGCTGCGCGGCGTGCAGAAGCCCGATGCGCGAACCGTCACCTCAGCGTTCCACGGCCTCGTCCGCGACGACGCGCGAACCCGACAGGAGTTCCTGGCCGCCGCCGGCCTGCCGATCGGATCCTCC
The Euzebyales bacterium DNA segment above includes these coding regions:
- the folE gene encoding GTP cyclohydrolase I FolE: MTALVRDLPASPDVPAAPQLERARPVAQQPGAAPSGKTTQRPWRRPARVEAPTPHIDLEAAQVAAQDLLVALGADLADESMRKTPARMAEAYAELLTPPPVERTTFPNTAGYDELIVVRAIPFHSLCQHHLLPFLGVAHVGYVPGDRLMGLSKLARVVELFARHLQVQERLTTQTADWLHEHLAPKGIGVAIEAEHLCMSLRGVQKPDARTVTSAFHGLVRDDARTRQEFLAAAGLPIGSSLPEGH